In Oryza sativa Japonica Group chromosome 2, ASM3414082v1, the following are encoded in one genomic region:
- the LOC9266462 gene encoding DUF724 domain-containing protein 3 isoform X2, with protein MKFRKGTKVEVLQKGGAPLGSWRPAEIVSGNGHTYLVSYGSCPTQGSVAAERVPRKAMRPLRPPLDGIVCWVKGEIAEVFDSYTWKVAEVVRLLGFSYYLVRLLGSSLELKVHASNLRIRQLWEDGKWVAIPKDSARFPGDSPRSQLRCGKVGHELVHTSRDNRLLLKKKKVYEGNTSQGLKRKSSALSAFPMQYSEVSKRFQTSHRDGRCLPVVPGGSLHLMDKLQSLR; from the exons ATGAAATTCCGCAAAGGGACAAAGGTGGAGGTGTTGCAGAAGGGGGGTGCGCCATTGGGTTCCTGGAGGCCTGCTGAGATTGTTTCTGGCAATGGACACACCTATCTTGTAAGCTATGGCTCATGTCCAACTCAGGGTAGTGTGGCTGCGGAAAGGGTGCCAAGGAAGGCAATGAGACCTTTGCGCCCACCCTTGGATGGTATTGTATGCTGGGTCAAAGGTGAGATTGCAGAAGTCTTTGACAGCTACACATGGAAGGTTGCGGAAGTGGTGAGATTGCTTGGTTTTAGTTACTATCTCGTCAGGCTCCTTGGATCCTCCCTGGAGTTGAAAGTACATGCATCCAATCTTAGGATAAGGCAGCTGTGGGAAGATGGCAAATGGGTTGCTATTCCAAAG GATTCTGCAAGATTCCCTGGTGATTCACCTAGAAGCCAGTTGAGATGTGGAAAAGTTGGCCATGAGTTGGTGCATACTTCAAGGGACAACCGTCTTCtactgaagaaaaagaaagtatATGAGGGCAATACTTCTCAGGGCTTGAAGAGAAAATCATCTGCACTATCAGCTTTCCCCATGCAGTACAGTGAAGTAAGTAAGAGATTTCAGACATCACATAGAGATGGAAGGTGCCTGCCTGTTGTTCCTGGAGGTTCTCTTCATTTGATGGATAAG TTGCAATCCCTGCGGTAG
- the LOC9266462 gene encoding uncharacterized protein isoform X1: MKFRKGTKVEVLQKGGAPLGSWRPAEIVSGNGHTYLVSYGSCPTQGSVAAERVPRKAMRPLRPPLDGIVCWVKGEIAEVFDSYTWKVAEVVRLLGFSYYLVRLLGSSLELKVHASNLRIRQLWEDGKWVAIPKDSARFPGDSPRSQLRCGKVGHELVHTSRDNRLLLKKKKVYEGNTSQGLKRKSSALSAFPMQYSEVSKRFQTSHRDGRCLPVVPGGSLHLMDKVDAVDSQCLELGEKYMHDSLSKRANGFHKTNLAAVKANFDYLDPAVTTQDSDTDSVVSSVGSCNPCGSPYGSTHPQEYDCADICSRTDDAEVSVSGRESFSRTDDAEASVSGRESPAPVNDGLKEKTHLLELHAYRATLMALYASGSISWEQEAMMTNLRLTLNISTDEHLSELRSLVSSEVHSR, encoded by the exons ATGAAATTCCGCAAAGGGACAAAGGTGGAGGTGTTGCAGAAGGGGGGTGCGCCATTGGGTTCCTGGAGGCCTGCTGAGATTGTTTCTGGCAATGGACACACCTATCTTGTAAGCTATGGCTCATGTCCAACTCAGGGTAGTGTGGCTGCGGAAAGGGTGCCAAGGAAGGCAATGAGACCTTTGCGCCCACCCTTGGATGGTATTGTATGCTGGGTCAAAGGTGAGATTGCAGAAGTCTTTGACAGCTACACATGGAAGGTTGCGGAAGTGGTGAGATTGCTTGGTTTTAGTTACTATCTCGTCAGGCTCCTTGGATCCTCCCTGGAGTTGAAAGTACATGCATCCAATCTTAGGATAAGGCAGCTGTGGGAAGATGGCAAATGGGTTGCTATTCCAAAG GATTCTGCAAGATTCCCTGGTGATTCACCTAGAAGCCAGTTGAGATGTGGAAAAGTTGGCCATGAGTTGGTGCATACTTCAAGGGACAACCGTCTTCtactgaagaaaaagaaagtatATGAGGGCAATACTTCTCAGGGCTTGAAGAGAAAATCATCTGCACTATCAGCTTTCCCCATGCAGTACAGTGAAGTAAGTAAGAGATTTCAGACATCACATAGAGATGGAAGGTGCCTGCCTGTTGTTCCTGGAGGTTCTCTTCATTTGATGGATAAGGTAGATGCTGTTGATTCCCAATGCTTAGAGCTGGGCGAAAAATACATGCATGATTCCTTAAGTAAAAGAGCAAATGGCTTTCATAAAACAAATTTGGCAGCAGTAAAAGCTAATTTTGATTATCTGGATCCTGCTGTAACAACTCAAGATAGTGATACTGATAGTGTCGTTTCCTCTGTTGGTAGTTGCAATCCCTGCGGTAGCCCCTATGGATCAACACATCCTCAAGAGTATGATTGTGCAGATATTTGTAGTAGGACTGATGATGCTGAAGTTTCTGTATCTGGAAGAGAATCGTTTAGTAGGACTGATGATGCTGAAGCTTCTGTATCAGGAAGAGAATCACCTGCTCCTGTTAATGATGGTCTGAAAGAGAAAACCCATTTGCTTGAGTTACATGCTTATCGTGCAACACTGATGGCATTATATGCGTCTGGGTCAATTAGCTGGGAGCAAGAGGCTATGATGACTAATCTGAGGCTTACATTGAACATCTCAACTGATGAACATTTATCTGAGTTAAGGAGTTTGGTTTCCTCTGAAGTTCATTCTAGATAG